One part of the Lotus japonicus ecotype B-129 chromosome 2, LjGifu_v1.2 genome encodes these proteins:
- the LOC130737519 gene encoding uncharacterized protein LOC130737519 produces the protein MPSPPPSEYLQDLIERARPFLRGELASIDKDLPSLVAVLQSAGAGECWHKHGSFLQHLLDIHRILHLWKAPRSVSLCGLFHSAYSNSYVNLAIFDPSTSRDIVRRHVGHQAERLVHLFCVVPRQQLIHDDLLFHYSDPELLQHLHQSEKSLTVALDEDEDESSDWRKKLQALLPAEGIHVKHIRTGEDVCLSRRVVAVFLMMTMADFCDQLFGFQDILFDNVNGRLEFSGNNFGALWPGDGKPGLWLNSISRMGALYNLIVREEEIFMEERKKREGFGHDYHDHERDEEIELVIPPVFDNCKKVLDAGDQIVARDLYWEAVCDVKKNPFEELGRVEELLLASIEKNPFVGEPYVVLSQVYLVSGRFEEAEREAERGLRLLLEWGCPWDKRTSWEGWVAWTRVLLMKAREKSWPQTSWGILNLGLVK, from the coding sequence ATGCCATCTCCACCACCAAGTGAATACCTACAAGACCTCATAGAGCGAGCTCGACCCTTCCTCCGTGGCGAGCTCGCCTCCATCGACAAGGACCTACCTTCGCTGGTCGCAGTCCTGCAATCCGCCGGCGCCGGCGAGTGCTGGCACAAGCACGGCAGCTTCCTCCAACACCTCCTCGACATCCACCGCATCCTCCACCTCTGGAAAGCCCCTCGCTCCGTCTCCCTCTGCGGCCTCTTCCACTCCGCTTACTCCAACTCCTACGTCAACCTCGCCATCTTCGACCCTTCAACTTCCCGCGACATCGTCCGCCGCCACGTCGGCCACCAAGCCGAGCGCTTGGTTCACTTGTTCTGCGTCGTGCCCCGCCAGCAACTCATCCACGATGACCTCCTCTTCCACTACTCCGATCCCGAGCTTCTCCAACACCTTCACCAGTCGGAGAAATCTTTAACAGTTGCattagatgaagatgaagatgaatctTCGGATTGGAGGAAGAAATTGCAGGCTCTTCTTCCTGCTGAGGGGATCCATGTGAAGCATATTCGCACTGGTGAAGATGTGTGTCTCTCGAGGAGAGTGGTGGCGGTGTTCCTCATGATGACCATGGCGGATTTCTGTGACCAGCTCTTTGGTTTCCAGGACATTCTGTTTGATAACGTCAATGGCCGCCTCGAGTTTTCCGGCAACAATTTTGGGGCTCTTTGGCCGGGAGATGGTAAGCCAGGTCTGTGGTTGAATTCAATTTCAAGGATGGGGGCATTGTACAATTTGATTGTGAGAGAGGAAGAGATTTTCATggaagagaggaagaaaagGGAAGGGTTTGGTCATGATTATCATGATCATGAGAGGGATGAAGAAATTGAGCTTGTGATTCCACCTGTTTTTGATAACTGTAAGAAAGTTTTGGATGCAGGGGATCAGATAGTTGCTAGGGATTTGTATTGGGAAGCTGTTTGTGATGTGAAAAAAAACCCATTTGAAGAATTGGGGAGGGTGGAGGAGTTGTTGTTAGCGTCTATTGAGAAGAACCCCTTTGTTGGGGAGCCATATGTGGTGTTGAGTCAGGTTTATTTGGTGAGTGGTAGATTTGAAGAGGCTGAGAGAGAAGCAGAGAGAGGGCTGAGGCTTCTGTTGGAATGGGGGTGTCCCTGGGACAAGAGAACTTCTTGGGAAGGGTGGGTTGCATGGACAAGAGTGTTGTTGATGAAGGCAAGGGAGAAATCTTGGCCTCAAACTTCATGGGGTATCCTAAATTTGGGACTTGTGAAGTAA